A genomic window from Pantoea alhagi includes:
- a CDS encoding ABC transporter ATP-binding protein, whose translation MSISAENVTWKVGKKVIVDDVSLTVSSGETVGLLGPNGSGKSSLLRLLAGIRRPHSGTVMLDGKNISHIAKKQLARRIAFVEQHGATEANMRVRDVVKLGRIPHHSPFSSWSPRDDETVTEALQKVDMLKYSDRGWQSLSGGERQRVHIARALAQTPGEILLDEPTNHLDIHHQIQLMKLITELGVTSIVAIHDLNHAAMFCDALIVMQKGKVVARGTPQQVLTESLLWEVFQVDTRIEISPYHGKKHIHYIS comes from the coding sequence ATGAGCATCTCTGCTGAAAATGTCACCTGGAAGGTGGGCAAGAAAGTTATCGTAGACGATGTTTCGCTCACGGTCTCTTCAGGCGAAACCGTCGGGCTGCTTGGTCCGAATGGCTCAGGTAAGTCTTCACTGTTGCGCCTTCTTGCCGGCATTCGTCGCCCGCATTCCGGCACGGTGATGCTGGATGGCAAAAACATCAGCCATATCGCCAAAAAACAGCTGGCTCGCCGTATCGCCTTTGTTGAACAGCATGGCGCGACAGAGGCAAACATGCGCGTGCGGGACGTGGTTAAACTGGGGCGCATTCCGCATCACTCCCCTTTTTCCAGCTGGAGCCCGCGCGATGATGAGACCGTGACTGAAGCGCTGCAAAAAGTGGATATGCTGAAATATAGCGATCGGGGGTGGCAGAGTCTGTCCGGCGGCGAACGCCAGAGGGTGCATATCGCCAGAGCGCTGGCGCAAACGCCTGGCGAAATCCTGTTGGACGAGCCGACCAACCATCTGGATATTCATCACCAGATACAGTTAATGAAGCTTATTACCGAGCTGGGGGTAACAAGCATCGTGGCTATTCACGATCTTAACCATGCGGCGATGTTTTGCGATGCGCTGATCGTTATGCAAAAAGGCAAGGTGGTCGCCAGAGGGACGCCGCAGCAGGTGCTGACCGAGTCACTGCTGTGGGAGGTGTTTCAGGTGGACACCAGGATTGAAATTTCTCCCTATCATGGCAAAAAACATATCCACTACATCTCATAA
- a CDS encoding MDR family MFS transporter: protein MFLPFQRPVTHVWPPVLLGSQFVFNIGFYAVVPFLALFLRDDMLLSGGAIGLVLGLRTFSQQGMFIVGGALSDRFGARVVILWGCFIRIAGYLLLAFGHALWPIVLGACLTGIGGALFSPSIEALLAKAGQQSEASGKRSRAEWFALFAVCGELGAVLGPVLGALFTGLGFRLVAFAGAAIFLLALIILSVCLPRSETRPPSQQRTAWWGVLRQPRFVVFIIAYSSWLLSYNQLYLALPVEIQRAGGDEKDLGPLFMLASLLVITLQLPLARFARVIGPAWSLPASFVLVSASFLSVALFAAHEPSAGWLRLLPAACFVTLLTFGQMLLVPAAKDFIPRFAEEATLGAHYGALASAGGCAVLAGNILFGGLLDRALTPSTEAITPWLLLALFPFCSAGILTLLCRQMRSR, encoded by the coding sequence ATGTTTTTGCCTTTTCAGAGGCCGGTAACGCACGTCTGGCCGCCGGTTTTATTAGGGAGCCAGTTTGTTTTCAATATTGGCTTCTACGCCGTGGTGCCTTTCCTGGCGCTGTTTTTACGTGACGATATGCTGCTCTCCGGCGGCGCAATCGGGCTGGTGCTTGGGCTACGCACTTTCTCACAGCAGGGCATGTTTATCGTAGGCGGCGCGCTGTCAGATCGGTTCGGCGCGCGCGTTGTGATTCTTTGGGGCTGCTTTATCCGCATAGCAGGATATCTGTTACTGGCGTTTGGTCACGCCCTCTGGCCGATCGTTCTTGGCGCCTGCCTCACCGGCATTGGCGGGGCATTATTCTCTCCCTCCATTGAGGCGCTCCTCGCTAAAGCAGGCCAGCAAAGCGAAGCCAGCGGTAAACGCAGCCGTGCCGAATGGTTTGCTCTTTTTGCCGTCTGCGGCGAGCTGGGCGCAGTGCTTGGTCCGGTATTGGGGGCACTGTTTACCGGGCTGGGTTTTCGTCTGGTTGCGTTTGCCGGCGCCGCTATTTTTTTGCTGGCGTTGATCATTCTTTCTGTTTGTCTGCCGCGCAGCGAGACAAGGCCGCCATCTCAGCAGCGGACGGCCTGGTGGGGCGTGCTCCGCCAGCCACGGTTTGTGGTGTTCATTATTGCCTACAGCTCTTGGTTGTTAAGCTACAACCAACTCTATCTGGCGCTTCCGGTGGAAATTCAGCGCGCCGGGGGCGATGAGAAAGATTTGGGGCCGCTGTTTATGCTGGCTTCATTGTTAGTCATCACGTTACAGCTTCCTCTGGCGCGTTTTGCGCGGGTTATCGGGCCTGCATGGAGCCTGCCGGCAAGCTTTGTTCTGGTGTCAGCCTCTTTTCTGAGCGTGGCGCTTTTTGCGGCGCATGAGCCGTCTGCGGGCTGGTTGCGTCTGTTGCCTGCGGCCTGCTTCGTCACGCTGCTGACTTTTGGGCAGATGTTACTGGTGCCCGCCGCGAAAGATTTTATCCCCCGTTTTGCTGAGGAGGCGACGCTCGGTGCCCACTACGGCGCGCTTGCCAGCGCGGGCGGTTGCGCGGTGCTGGCTGGCAACATTCTTTTTGGCGGCCTGCTGGACCGCGCACTGACGCCCTCGACGGAAGCGATCACGCCCTGGCTGCTGCTGGCGCTGTTTCCGTTTTGTAGCGCGGGCATATTAACTTTGCTCTGCCGCCAGATGCGCAGCCGTTAA
- a CDS encoding (2Fe-2S)-binding protein has protein sequence MAQQRVMRLHINGKEHPLALDARVTLLDALREHADLPGAKKGCDHGQCGACTVHIDGERVLSCLTLAAQAEGHKITTIEGLAGADETLHAVQAAFLRHDAFQCGYCTPGQIMSAVACINEGHANSDDEIREYMSGNICRCGAYPFIVAAVREAAQQLQQEQTA, from the coding sequence ATGGCTCAGCAACGAGTAATGCGCCTGCACATCAACGGAAAAGAACACCCTCTGGCGCTTGACGCGCGTGTAACCCTTCTCGATGCCCTGCGTGAACATGCCGATCTGCCGGGAGCGAAAAAAGGCTGCGATCACGGCCAGTGTGGCGCCTGTACCGTACATATCGACGGTGAACGGGTATTAAGCTGTCTGACGCTGGCGGCGCAGGCGGAAGGCCATAAGATCACTACCATCGAAGGGCTGGCTGGAGCGGATGAGACGCTGCATGCGGTGCAGGCAGCCTTTTTACGTCACGATGCCTTCCAGTGCGGCTACTGCACGCCGGGACAGATTATGTCCGCCGTGGCCTGTATTAATGAAGGCCACGCCAACAGCGACGATGAAATCCGCGAATATATGAGCGGCAATATCTGCCGCTGCGGCGCCTATCCCTTTATTGTCGCGGCGGTGCGCGAAGCGGCGCAGCAGCTACAACAGGAGCAAACGGCATGA
- a CDS encoding putative quinol monooxygenase has product MSEVIAIVATVIPKAGEAEVVEQALRTVERDVQGEPGCQQYQLHQDLENPQHFVLLERWESEAHLQQHSEAAPFLRLMETIEGRAELQVTKLKVLA; this is encoded by the coding sequence ATGAGTGAAGTTATCGCTATTGTCGCTACCGTGATCCCAAAAGCAGGTGAAGCGGAAGTGGTTGAGCAGGCGCTGCGTACCGTGGAGCGCGACGTGCAGGGCGAGCCGGGCTGCCAGCAGTATCAGCTGCATCAGGATCTGGAAAATCCGCAGCACTTTGTTTTGCTGGAGCGCTGGGAATCTGAAGCGCACCTGCAGCAACACAGCGAAGCCGCGCCGTTCCTGCGCCTGATGGAAACTATCGAAGGTCGCGCCGAACTGCAGGTAACGAAACTGAAAGTGCTGGCCTGA
- a CDS encoding FecCD family ABC transporter permease gives MADVVQQARRGVFLSLSCVLSVVLLIVVIALGVSVGELAIPLESVLYALGNKAGLTHVPLNRIHESVIWDFRLSRALVAACCGAGLAICGAVLQSLLKNALAEPYVLGVSAGASTGAVSVVVLGIGSGAVTLSAGAFAGAFAAFAFVAFLTNGARGGNERTILAGVAASQLFNAITAYTISTSASAQQARDVMFWLLGSFSGVRWPEFQLALCVVLVGLAICLYYSRALDAFTFGDDAALSLGIPVAWVRLTLFTTTALITATIVSMAGSIGFVGLVVPHVMRFFFGPLHRTLLIASALAGAILMVLADIASRMLIAPQSLPVGVVTALVGVPFFAIIIYRSGNK, from the coding sequence ATGGCCGATGTCGTGCAACAAGCACGGCGGGGCGTGTTTCTCTCCCTGTCGTGTGTACTCTCCGTGGTGCTGTTGATTGTGGTGATTGCGCTGGGTGTTAGCGTTGGCGAACTGGCCATTCCGCTTGAGAGCGTATTATATGCGCTGGGTAATAAAGCCGGATTAACCCATGTGCCGCTGAATCGTATCCACGAAAGCGTTATTTGGGACTTTCGCTTGAGTCGGGCGCTGGTTGCCGCCTGCTGCGGCGCGGGACTGGCTATCTGTGGCGCGGTACTGCAAAGCCTGCTGAAAAATGCTCTTGCCGAGCCTTATGTACTGGGCGTTTCAGCGGGCGCATCAACCGGTGCAGTCTCCGTCGTGGTGTTGGGTATCGGCTCCGGCGCCGTCACGCTTTCAGCTGGCGCATTTGCTGGCGCATTCGCCGCCTTTGCTTTTGTCGCCTTTCTGACCAACGGCGCACGCGGCGGCAACGAACGGACCATTCTCGCGGGCGTAGCCGCATCGCAGCTTTTTAACGCCATTACCGCCTATACCATCAGCACCTCCGCCAGCGCTCAACAGGCGCGCGACGTGATGTTCTGGCTGCTCGGCAGTTTCAGCGGCGTAAGGTGGCCTGAGTTCCAGCTGGCGCTGTGTGTGGTTCTGGTGGGTCTGGCTATTTGTCTCTACTACTCCCGCGCGCTCGATGCCTTCACCTTTGGTGACGATGCCGCGCTTTCGCTTGGCATTCCTGTTGCCTGGGTACGGCTCACTCTGTTTACCACTACCGCGCTCATCACCGCCACCATAGTCAGCATGGCCGGATCTATTGGTTTTGTCGGGCTGGTGGTTCCGCATGTTATGCGTTTCTTTTTTGGCCCGCTACATCGAACCCTGTTGATCGCCAGTGCGCTGGCGGGCGCCATTCTGATGGTGCTGGCGGATATCGCCTCGCGCATGCTGATCGCACCGCAAAGTCTGCCGGTGGGAGTCGTAACAGCACTGGTCGGCGTGCCGTTCTTTGCCATTATTATTTATCGTTCAGGGAACAAGTAA
- a CDS encoding FAD binding domain-containing protein, giving the protein MREFDYLRAEDIASATAATSVPGSRLLAGGTTLIDLMKCDVEQPDRLIDITSLTGMSAIELEENVIRIGSLCKMSQVAQHEALQKIAPAVIQSLTSAASAQLRNMATIGGNIMQRTRCSYFRDAHGYQNCNKRHPGSGCAARTGMNRNHAVLGNSEHCVAVYPGDLAVALTAFDATLQLQALDGSERRVTVEEFLLLPGDRPDQEQDLHAGEIITAIEIPVTAALQRSHYLKVRDRSSYEFAAASAAVGLALEEDGVTLREVRIALGGVATRPWRLRALEQALRGKPFNEQQLRDLAPLAMQEASALAHNGYKITLAPRVIVRALLNAGGIA; this is encoded by the coding sequence ATGAGAGAGTTTGATTATCTACGCGCCGAAGATATTGCCAGCGCGACGGCCGCCACCAGCGTGCCGGGCAGTCGTCTCCTGGCGGGCGGCACCACCCTGATCGATCTGATGAAATGCGATGTCGAGCAGCCCGATCGCCTGATCGATATCACCTCCCTGACCGGGATGTCAGCGATTGAGCTGGAAGAAAACGTTATTCGCATCGGCAGCCTGTGCAAAATGAGTCAGGTAGCGCAACACGAAGCATTGCAAAAGATTGCGCCCGCCGTGATCCAAAGCCTCACCAGCGCCGCCTCCGCCCAACTGCGCAATATGGCGACCATCGGTGGCAATATCATGCAACGTACGCGCTGCAGCTATTTTCGCGATGCGCACGGTTACCAAAATTGCAATAAACGTCATCCCGGCTCCGGCTGCGCCGCCCGTACCGGCATGAATCGTAATCATGCCGTGCTGGGCAACAGCGAACATTGTGTTGCCGTCTATCCCGGCGATCTGGCGGTGGCGCTAACCGCATTCGATGCCACACTGCAGCTTCAGGCGTTGGATGGCAGCGAACGCCGCGTCACCGTTGAAGAGTTTTTACTGCTGCCAGGCGATCGTCCCGACCAGGAGCAGGATTTACACGCCGGTGAAATCATTACCGCCATTGAGATTCCGGTAACCGCCGCGCTGCAGCGTTCACACTATCTGAAAGTACGCGACCGCAGCTCTTATGAGTTCGCTGCCGCCAGCGCCGCCGTCGGGCTGGCGCTGGAAGAGGATGGCGTTACGCTGCGCGAGGTACGCATCGCGCTGGGCGGCGTCGCAACCCGGCCCTGGCGGCTTCGCGCGCTGGAACAGGCGCTGCGCGGCAAACCCTTTAACGAGCAGCAATTGCGTGACCTGGCACCGCTGGCGATGCAGGAGGCCAGTGCGCTGGCGCACAACGGTTATAAAATTACGCTGGCGCCGCGCGTTATTGTACGGGCGTTGCTGAATGCGGGAGGCATTGCATGA